A single region of the Lysinibacillus sp. B2A1 genome encodes:
- a CDS encoding OxaA precursor — MKNLKLFSMLGLVVFVLSGCQAVQNKEGFFYSIFVKPMEFLLEFFGNTIFSGSYGLAIIAITVLIRLVLMPIMLKNYRQQQLMKTKMDAFKPEMEAVQKKMKEAKTKEEQMQHQQEMMALYQKHGINPLNMGCLPMLIQMPIIMGLYFSILYSADVKSHEFLWFSLGSPDIVMTIVAGIVYLVQARVSLWTVPEQQKAQMKMFIYISPIMIVFISMSSMAALPLYWSVSGALLIIQTYIGRKYYSEHPEKANS; from the coding sequence ATGAAAAATTTGAAGCTATTTTCAATGCTTGGACTTGTCGTTTTTGTTCTTAGTGGCTGTCAAGCTGTGCAAAACAAAGAAGGTTTTTTCTATAGTATTTTTGTGAAGCCTATGGAATTTTTATTGGAGTTTTTCGGAAATACTATTTTTTCAGGTAGCTATGGTCTTGCGATTATTGCTATTACAGTTTTGATTCGTTTAGTTTTAATGCCGATTATGTTAAAAAATTATCGTCAGCAGCAATTAATGAAAACGAAAATGGATGCGTTTAAACCTGAAATGGAAGCTGTTCAGAAGAAAATGAAGGAAGCAAAGACGAAAGAAGAGCAAATGCAGCACCAGCAAGAAATGATGGCACTATATCAAAAGCATGGCATCAATCCACTAAATATGGGTTGTTTACCAATGTTGATTCAAATGCCTATTATCATGGGTCTTTATTTCTCAATTTTATATTCAGCAGATGTAAAATCACATGAATTTTTATGGTTTAGCTTAGGATCACCTGATATTGTTATGACGATTGTTGCAGGTATTGTGTATTTAGTTCAGGCGCGTGTGTCATTATGGACTGTACCAGAGCAACAAAAAGCACAAATGAAAATGTTTATTTATATTTCACCAATTATGATTGTCTTTATCTCGATGTCATCTATGGCCGCTCTACCACTGTATTGGTCAGTCAGCGGTGCTTTACTGATTATTCAAACCTATATTGGTCGAAAGTATTATTCGGAACATCCAGAAAAAGCAAATTCATAA
- a CDS encoding D-alanyl-D-alanine carboxypeptidase yields MKKNRLLLIIGAFISVALIVSIFVVYNYKNKQVSNEAEKQSITTEPNKNDSVAAEEPKKTPEKPVEPEQQPDENGYLPNQTLPTEPTYINGILLANKIYPLPSTFAPGENKEARQELDKMLAAAKKQGFDFVAFSGYRSFDYQTTLYNNYVNRDGQAAADRYSARPGYSEHQTGLAFDVGERGKENLWLTEEFGETPAGQWLLANAQDYGFILRFPKNKEDITGYMYESWHYRYVGIDIAKEIKKKSITLEEYLGVK; encoded by the coding sequence GTGAAAAAAAATCGTCTATTACTCATTATTGGTGCTTTCATTTCAGTAGCACTAATTGTTTCTATTTTCGTAGTTTATAACTATAAAAATAAGCAAGTAAGTAATGAAGCAGAGAAGCAATCAATAACAACCGAACCAAATAAAAATGATTCAGTGGCAGCAGAAGAGCCGAAAAAAACACCTGAAAAGCCAGTGGAACCAGAGCAACAACCCGACGAAAATGGATATTTACCAAACCAAACATTACCTACTGAACCTACGTATATTAATGGTATTTTACTAGCGAATAAAATATATCCACTCCCATCTACCTTTGCGCCTGGAGAAAATAAGGAAGCACGTCAAGAATTAGATAAAATGCTAGCTGCTGCTAAAAAACAAGGTTTTGATTTTGTGGCATTTAGTGGCTATCGCTCCTTTGATTATCAAACAACGTTATATAATAATTATGTGAATCGTGATGGACAGGCAGCAGCCGATCGTTATAGTGCGCGACCAGGTTACTCAGAGCATCAAACAGGTTTAGCCTTTGATGTTGGTGAGCGTGGCAAAGAGAATCTATGGTTAACTGAGGAGTTTGGAGAAACACCAGCAGGACAATGGTTATTAGCAAATGCACAAGACTACGGATTTATATTACGATTCCCCAAAAACAAGGAAGATATTACAGGGTATATGTATGAGTCATGGCATTACCGTTATGTGGGTATAGATATTGCAAAAGAAATTAAGAAGAAAAGTATAACTTTAGAAGAATATTTAGGCGTAAAATAA